The segment CATCAGCCTCTAAATTCGGGCCAGACTGCGCGCGTGCGCCTGGCCTCAGGCCTTTCGATAACAGGAGACAAGCATGTCTGCTCAGCCGCAGTCTTTCCCCGGTGCCGCCGCGAATGACACCGACGCTCTCGAAACCAAGGAATGGCTGGACGCGCTCTCGGCCGTGATCGGCGAGGAGGGCGGTGAACGTGCCCACTTCCTGCTGAACCAGCTGATCGACCATGCCCGCCAGGCCGGCATCGACGTGCCCTTCTCGGCCACCACGGCCTATGTGAACACGATTCCCGTGGAGCAGGAGGCCAAGTGCCCCGGCAATATCGAGATCGAGAAGCGCCTGCGCGCCTATATGCGCTGGAACGCCATGGCCATGGTGGTGCGGGCCAACCGCCTGAACCCGGCCGACGGCGGTGATCTGGGCGGCCATATCGGCTCCTTCGCCTCCCTGGCTTCCATGCTGGGCGCCGGCTTCAACCATTTCTGGCACGCCGAGAGTGAGAACCACGGCGGCGACCTGCTCTACATCCAGGGCCACAGCTCGCCCGGCATCTACGCCCGCGCCTTCCTGGAAGGCCGCCTGAGCGAAGCGCAGCTCGACAGCTTCCGCCAGGAAGTGGACGGCAAAGGCCTGTCCAGCTACCCGCACCCCAAGCTGATGCCGGACTTCTGGCAGTTCCCCACCGTCAGCATGGGCCTGGGCCCCTTGATGGCCATCTACCAGGCGCGCTTCCTGAAGTATCTGCATGCCCGCGGCATTGCCGACACGGCCAACCGCAAGGTCTGGGCCTTCATGGGCGACGGCGAGATGGACGAGCCGGAAAGCCTGGGCGCGATCGGCCTGGCCGCGCGCGAGGGCCTGGACAACCTGGTCTTCGTCATCAACTGCAATCTGCAGCGTCTGGACGGCCCGGTGCGCGGCAACGGCAAGATCATCCAGGAGCTGGAAGGCGAGTTCCGCGGCAGCGGCTGGAACGTCATCAAGCTGATCTGGGGCAAGGGCTGGGACGAGCTGCTGGCGCGCGACAAGAGCGGCAAGCTGAAACAGCTGATGATGGAAACCCTGGACGGCGACTACCAGGCCATGAAGGCCAATGACGGCGCCTACATCCGCAAGCACTTCTTCGGCAAGTACCCCGAGACCGCCAAGCTCGTCGAGCACATGAGCGACGAGGAGATCTTCGAGCTGCGCCGCGGTGGCCACCAGCCCGAGAAGGTGTTCGCGGCCTTCCACAAGGCTCACCACAACACCTCGGGCCAACCGACCCTGCTGCTGGTCAAGACCGTCAAGGGCTATGGCATGGGCAAGGCCGGCGAGGGCAAGAACACGGTCCACCAGACCAAGAAGCTCTCGGACGAGGACATCAAGTACATCCGCGACCGCTTCGGCATCCCCATCCCCGACAGCGAGCTGCCCAAGATCCCGTACTACAAGCCCGCCGACGACACGCCCGAGATGCGCTATCTGCACGAGCGCCGTCAGGCCCTGGGCGGCTACCTGCCCAAGCGCCGCGTCAAGGCCGACGAGAGCTTCACCGTGCCCTCGCTCGAGACCTTCAAGGCCGTGCTGGAGCCCACCGCCGAAGGCCGTGAGATCTCCACCACCCAGGCCTATGTGCGCTTCCTGACCCAGCTGCTGCGCGACCAGGCCCTGGGCCCGCGCGTGGTGCCCATCCTGGTGGACGAGGCCCGCACCTTCGGCATGGAAGGCCTGTTCCGCCAGATCGGCATCTACAACCCCAAGGGTCAGCTCTACACCCCGGTCGACAAGGACCAGGTGATGTACTACCGCGAGGACAAGGCCGGCCAGATCCTGCAGGAAGGCATCAACGAGGCCGGCGGCATGGCCAGCTGGATTGCGGCCGCCACGAGCTATTCGACGAACAACCGGGTGATGATCCCGTTCTACGTCTACTACTCGATGTTCGGCTTCCAGCGCATCGGCGACCTGGCCTGGGCCGCCGGCGATATGCAGGCTCGCGGCTTCCTGCTGGGCGGCACCTCGGGCCGCACCACGCTGAACGGTGAAGGCCTGCAGCACGAGGACGGCCACAGCCACATCCTGGCCGGCACCATCCCGAACTGCATCTCCTACGACCCGACCTTCGCGCACGAAGTGGCCGTGATCATGCACAACGGCTTGAAGCGCATGGTGGAGAACCAGGAGAACGTGTTCTTCTACCTGACCCTGCTCAACGAGAACTACGCCATGCCGGGCCTGAAGGCCGGCACCGAGGCCGAGATCCTCAAGGGCATGTACCTCTTGGACGGCGCCGACGCGGGTGCCAAGCTCAGCGTCAACCTGCTGGGCTCGGGCACCATCCTGCGCGAGTCCATCGCCGCCAAGGAGCTGCTCAAGGCCGACTGGGGCGTGGATGCCCACATCTGGTCCTGCCCCAGCTTCAACGAGCTGGCCCGCGAAGGCCAGGACGTGGAGCGCTGGAACCTGCTGCACCCGACCGAGACGCCGCGCCAGTCCTTCGTGGCCCAGCAGCTCTCCAAGACCATGGGCCCCGTGATCGCCGCCACCGACTATATGAAGAGCTATGCGGACCAGATCCGCGCCTTCGTGCCGGCCGGCCGCAGCTACAAGGTGCTGGGCACCGACGGTTTCGGCCGCTCGGACTTCCGCTCCAAGCTGCGCGAGCATTTCGAGGTGAACCGCCACTATGTGGTGGTGGCCGCGCTGAAGTCGCTGGCGGACGAAGGCAAGGTGCCGGCCGCCAAGGTGGCCGAGGCCATCGCCAAGTACGGTCTGAACGCCGACAAGATCAACCCCCTGTACGCCTGAGCGGCGCCCACGCGGAGACAAGAACATGGCATTGCTTGAAGTGAAGGTGCCCGATATCGGGGACTTCAAGGACGTGGCGGTGATCGAGCTGCTGGTCAAGCCCGGCGACACGATCAAGGCCGATCAGAGCCTGATCACCGTGGAGAGCGACAAGGCCTCCATGGAAATCCCCTCCAGCCACGCTGGCGTGGTCAAGGAGTTGAAGATCAAGATCGGCGACACGGTCAACGAGGGCAGCGTGCTGCTGTTGCTGGAGTCGGACGCCGCTGCCGCGCCCGCCCCGGCGCCCGCACCCGCGCCGGCTGCTGCTCCGGCGCCTGTGGCTGCCGCACCCGCACCGGTAGCCGCGGCCCCCGCGGCCTCGGGTGGCTTGGTGAACGTGGTCGTGCCAGACATCGGCGACTTCGACGAGGTCGCGGTCATCGAGCTGCTGGCCAAGGCCGGCGACACCATCAAGGTGGAGCAGAGCCTGATCACCGTGGAGAGCGACAAGGCTTCCATGGAGATCCCCTCCAGCCATGCCGGCGTGCTCAAGGAGCTCAAGGTCAAGCTGGGCGACAAGGTGGCCAAGGGCACGCTGATCGCCGTGGTGGAAACCACGGGCGCCGCTGCCGTTGCGCCTGCTCCCGTGGCCCCTACGGCCGCTCCGGTCGCTGCCGCCCCGGCTCCCGCGCCGGTGGCGGCTGCCGTGGCAGCGCCTGCGGCCGTCGCCGTGCCGGCTCATGATCCCAGCGCGCCCAAGGGCAAGCTGCCCCATGCCTCGCCCAGCATCCGCAAGCTGGCGCGCGAGCTGGGCGTGCCGCTGGACGAGGTCAAGGGTTCGGGCCCCAAGGGCCGCATCACCGAAGGCGATGTGCAGGGCTTCGTCAAGGCTGTGATGTCCGGCAGCCTGCAGACCACAGCCCAGAAGGCCGCGGCGCCGGCTGCGGCCGCCGGTGGCGGCGCGGGCCTGGCCGGCCTGCTGCCCTGGCCCAAGGTGGACTTCGAGAAGTTCGGCCCCGTGGAGCGCAAGGAACTCTCGCGCATCAAGAAGATCTCGGGCGCCAATCTGCACCGCAACTGGGTGGTGATCCCCCACGTCACCAACCACGACGATGCGGACATCACCGAGCTGGAGGCCTTCCGCGTGCAGCTCAACAAGGAGAACGAGAAGAGCGGCATCAAGGTCACCATGCTGGCCTTCATGATCAAGGCCGCCGTGGCCGCGCTCAAGAAGTTCCCCGAGTTCAACAGCTCCTTGGATGCCGATGGCATCCTGGTGCTGAAGAACTACTTCCACATCGGCTTTGCGGCGGACACGCCCAATGGCCTGGTGGTGCCGGTGATCAAGGATGCCGACAAGAAGGGCATCTTCCAGATCAGCCAGGAGATGAGCGAGCTGGCCAAGAAGGCGCGCGACGGCAAGCTGGGCCCGGCCGACATGAGCGGCGGCTGCTTCTCGATCTCGTCCCTGGGCGGCATCGGCGGCAAGTACTTCACGCCCATCATCAATGCGCCGGAGGTGGCCATCATGGGCGTGTGCAAGAGCAGCATCGAGCCGGTGTGGGACGGCAAGGCCTTCCAGCCGCGCCTGATCCTGCCGCTGTCCCTGAGCTGGGACCACCGCGTGATCGACGGCGCCGCCGCCGCTCGCTTCAATGTCTACTTCGCGTCGCTGCTGGCGGACTTCCGCCGCATCGCGCTCTGATCGGGAGGCCGCAGCATGGCATTGCTGGAAGTGAAGGTCCCCGACATCGGCGACTTCAAGGACGTGGCCATCATCGAGCT is part of the Shinella sp. XGS7 genome and harbors:
- the aceE gene encoding pyruvate dehydrogenase (acetyl-transferring), homodimeric type, coding for MSAQPQSFPGAAANDTDALETKEWLDALSAVIGEEGGERAHFLLNQLIDHARQAGIDVPFSATTAYVNTIPVEQEAKCPGNIEIEKRLRAYMRWNAMAMVVRANRLNPADGGDLGGHIGSFASLASMLGAGFNHFWHAESENHGGDLLYIQGHSSPGIYARAFLEGRLSEAQLDSFRQEVDGKGLSSYPHPKLMPDFWQFPTVSMGLGPLMAIYQARFLKYLHARGIADTANRKVWAFMGDGEMDEPESLGAIGLAAREGLDNLVFVINCNLQRLDGPVRGNGKIIQELEGEFRGSGWNVIKLIWGKGWDELLARDKSGKLKQLMMETLDGDYQAMKANDGAYIRKHFFGKYPETAKLVEHMSDEEIFELRRGGHQPEKVFAAFHKAHHNTSGQPTLLLVKTVKGYGMGKAGEGKNTVHQTKKLSDEDIKYIRDRFGIPIPDSELPKIPYYKPADDTPEMRYLHERRQALGGYLPKRRVKADESFTVPSLETFKAVLEPTAEGREISTTQAYVRFLTQLLRDQALGPRVVPILVDEARTFGMEGLFRQIGIYNPKGQLYTPVDKDQVMYYREDKAGQILQEGINEAGGMASWIAAATSYSTNNRVMIPFYVYYSMFGFQRIGDLAWAAGDMQARGFLLGGTSGRTTLNGEGLQHEDGHSHILAGTIPNCISYDPTFAHEVAVIMHNGLKRMVENQENVFFYLTLLNENYAMPGLKAGTEAEILKGMYLLDGADAGAKLSVNLLGSGTILRESIAAKELLKADWGVDAHIWSCPSFNELAREGQDVERWNLLHPTETPRQSFVAQQLSKTMGPVIAATDYMKSYADQIRAFVPAGRSYKVLGTDGFGRSDFRSKLREHFEVNRHYVVVAALKSLADEGKVPAAKVAEAIAKYGLNADKINPLYA
- the aceF gene encoding dihydrolipoyllysine-residue acetyltransferase, whose protein sequence is MALLEVKVPDIGDFKDVAVIELLVKPGDTIKADQSLITVESDKASMEIPSSHAGVVKELKIKIGDTVNEGSVLLLLESDAAAAPAPAPAPAPAAAPAPVAAAPAPVAAAPAASGGLVNVVVPDIGDFDEVAVIELLAKAGDTIKVEQSLITVESDKASMEIPSSHAGVLKELKVKLGDKVAKGTLIAVVETTGAAAVAPAPVAPTAAPVAAAPAPAPVAAAVAAPAAVAVPAHDPSAPKGKLPHASPSIRKLARELGVPLDEVKGSGPKGRITEGDVQGFVKAVMSGSLQTTAQKAAAPAAAAGGGAGLAGLLPWPKVDFEKFGPVERKELSRIKKISGANLHRNWVVIPHVTNHDDADITELEAFRVQLNKENEKSGIKVTMLAFMIKAAVAALKKFPEFNSSLDADGILVLKNYFHIGFAADTPNGLVVPVIKDADKKGIFQISQEMSELAKKARDGKLGPADMSGGCFSISSLGGIGGKYFTPIINAPEVAIMGVCKSSIEPVWDGKAFQPRLILPLSLSWDHRVIDGAAAARFNVYFASLLADFRRIAL